The sequence TTATAGAATTCCACATACCTGTGAATTCCTTTGTATAATTCCAGCGTGCTGTCGTAAGCATTGAGATAGATGTTCTCGTATTTGATGCTACGCCAAAACCTTTCAATACAAATATTATCTGTAGCTCTTCCAACACCGTCCATGCTGAATTTGATCTCAGCATTTAATACCGCTGAGGTGAATTCCTCACTGGTAAACTGGCTTCCCTGATCTGTGTTTAGGATCTCAGGAGTGCCATAGATGGAAACGGCCTTTTGAAGGGCTTCCAGGCAGAAATCAACAGTCATGGTATTACTTAGCGTCCAGGATAGCAAATACCGGCTATGCCAGTCTATAATCGCACACAGATACATAAAACCTTTCGCCATCGGAATGTAAGTGATATCCATGCTCCAAACCTGGTTGTTCCTGTCAATATTAAGCCCCTTTAGCAGGTATGGATACTTTTGGTGGTATTTATATGCCTCGCTCGTATTGGGAACCGGATATATGGCCGAAATATCCATTTTTCGCATCAGGCGCCTAATCCGCTTCACATTGACAACCAGATCATCTGTACTCAAATGTTTGGCCATCCGAACAGCCCCGAAATAAGGATGTTCAAGGTGGAGACGATCAATCTGAGCCATCAGCTCCAGATTTTGTTTGCTCTCTCCTTTAGGCTCATGATAATGACTGCTACGGGATACTTCAAGCAATTGACATTGACGTAC is a genomic window of Chitinophaga sp. LS1 containing:
- a CDS encoding IS3 family transposase — its product is MGRTGRMAIVSKDDTELSIVRQCQLLEVSRSSHYHEPKGESKQNLELMAQIDRLHLEHPYFGAVRMAKHLSTDDLVVNVKRIRRLMRKMDISAIYPVPNTSEAYKYHQKYPYLLKGLNIDRNNQVWSMDITYIPMAKGFMYLCAIIDWHSRYLLSWTLSNTMTVDFCLEALQKAVSIYGTPEILNTDQGSQFTSEEFTSAVLNAEIKFSMDGVGRATDNICIERFWRSIKYENIYLNAYDSTLELYKGIHRYVEFYNWERKHQSLGYVTPADVYGAADKLSTYSQQFTKRKKVTKKEKVYNSSNRFDSLINNPPIAV